One window of Thermodesulfovibrio aggregans genomic DNA carries:
- a CDS encoding HEPN domain-containing protein, with protein MTLSAEEKKALAEYRLKKAKDIFEEAKFNFENDRYGTSVNRSYYAVLNAARALLILKGVDPVSHSGCKTMLSLHFVKPGFIDEKFIEYFKILLSRRTDVDYGDFEEINKDKAKDSLEKSYEFLTMAEKLVNEFISQLI; from the coding sequence ATGACTCTATCAGCAGAGGAAAAGAAAGCACTTGCAGAGTATAGGCTAAAAAAGGCAAAAGATATTTTTGAAGAAGCAAAATTCAATTTTGAAAATGATAGATATGGTACGTCTGTCAATAGGAGTTATTATGCAGTTCTTAATGCAGCAAGAGCCCTTTTGATTCTTAAAGGAGTTGACCCTGTAAGTCATAGTGGTTGCAAAACAATGCTTTCTCTTCACTTTGTAAAACCAGGGTTTATTGATGAGAAATTCATTGAGTATTTCAAAATTTTACTATCCAGACGAACTGATGTAGATTACGGAGACTTTGAAGAGATTAATAAAGATAAAGCTAAAGATTCCCTGGAAAAATCTTACGAATTTTTAACCATGGCTGAAAAACTGGTAAATGAGTTTATATCTCAACTAATATAA
- a CDS encoding nucleotidyltransferase domain-containing protein: protein MFKYEQDSLIRITEKLKRVLSHRLKAVIAFGSKVRGDFNGESDFDVLVIVDGLTIDDEVKIIQIFSKEEDLTGIPYAPVIKSLGVFEKEREYNTGFFRSIMSEGVFLYDSISRGKESTCRV from the coding sequence ATGTTTAAATATGAACAAGATTCATTGATTAGGATAACAGAAAAACTAAAAAGAGTTTTATCTCATAGACTTAAAGCTGTTATTGCCTTCGGCTCAAAAGTAAGAGGAGACTTTAATGGAGAGTCTGATTTTGATGTTTTAGTCATTGTTGATGGTTTAACCATAGATGATGAAGTCAAAATTATTCAAATTTTTAGCAAAGAAGAGGACTTAACCGGAATTCCTTATGCACCAGTAATAAAATCTCTTGGAGTTTTTGAAAAAGAGAGAGAGTATAATACAGGTTTTTTTAGAAGTATTATGAGCGAGGGGGTATTTTTATATGACTCTATCAGCAGAGGAAAAGAAAGCACTTGCAGAGTATAG